A genomic region of Glycine max cultivar Williams 82 chromosome 15, Glycine_max_v4.0, whole genome shotgun sequence contains the following coding sequences:
- the ANN11 gene encoding annexin D4-like has translation MAFNQELEAVTQAFSGHGVDEKSLVTLLGKWDPLERESFRKKTPHLFSEDHERHFQRWDDQYVRLLKHEFVRFKNAVVLWSMHPWERDARLVKEALKKGPNAYGVLIEVSCTRSSEELLGARKAYHSLFDHSIEEDVASHIHGIERKLLVALLSAYRYEGTKVKDDTAKSEAKILSNAIKNAHKKPINEDDEVIRILATRSKLHLQAVYKHYKEISGKNLDEDLDDLRFKEAVQCLCTPQTYFSKVLNAALRIDVDKNTKKSLTRVVVTRADIDMKDIKAEYHNLYGVSLPQKVEEVARGSYKDFLLNLIVRGG, from the exons ATGGCTTTCAATCAAGAGTTAGAAGCTGTAACCCAAGCTTTCTcag GGCATGGAGTGGATGAGAAATCATTGGTAACATTACTGGGAAAATGGGATCCTCTGGAGAGAGAATCTTTCAGGAAGAAGACACCACATTTGTTCAGTGAAGATCATGAACGCCATTTTCAGAGGTGGGATGATCAATATGTCCGTCTTCTCAAGCATGAATTCGTGCGTTTTAAG AATGCTGTGGTGCTTTGGTCCATGCACCCTTGGGAAAGAGATGCCCGTTTAGTAAAAGAGGCCCTAAAGAAGGGTCCAAATGCATATGGAGTGCTGATTGAGGTTTCATGCACTAGATCCTCAGAAGAGCTATTGGGAGCTAGGAAGGCATACCATTCCCTCTTTGACCACTCCATTGAAGAAGATGTTGCCTCTCACATCCATGGCATTGAAAGAAAG CTATTGGTTGCCCTACTAAGTGCCTATAGATACGAAGGAACAAAGGTTAAAGATGACACTGCAAAATCAGAGGCCAAAATCCTTTCCAATGCAATTAAGAATGCTCATAAGAAGCCTATTAATGAGGATGATGAAGTGATAAGGATATTGGCAACAAGAAGCAAACTACATCTCCAGGCAGTTTACAAGCACTATAAAGAGATATCTGGCAAGAACCTTGATGAG GATCTTGATGATTTAAGATTTAAAGAGGCTGTGCAATGCCTTTGTACCCCACAAACATATTTCAGCAAG GTTTTGAATGCAGCATTGCGAATTGATGTGGACAAGAATACTAAGAAATCGCTTACTCGTGTCGTTGTTACTCGAGCTGATATTGATATGAAAGACATAAAGGCAGAGTACCATAATCTATATGGGGTTTCTTTACCCCAGAAAGTTGAAGAGGTTGCTAGAGGGAGCTACAAGGATTTCTTGCTAAACTTGATTGTTAGAGGAGGCTAA
- the LOC100813152 gene encoding annexin-like protein RJ4: MRLSKKRKVTMKKLSASLVQGARPNLWQLSTASKMKMVVLLVRNCMLEETSDDFNKAVNVAIHCINDHKYYEKVLRNAIKGVGTDEDGLTRVFVTRITEKDLKDIKELYYKKNSGHLEDAVAKEISGYYKKFLLTLLGKEG; encoded by the exons ATGAGGctatcaaagaaaagaaaggtcaCCATGAAGAAGTTATCAGCATCCTTGGTACAAGGAGCAAGACCCAACTTGTGGCAACTTTCAACCGCTTCAAAGATGAAAATGGTAGTTCTATTAGTAAG AAACTGTATGTTGGAGGAAACATCTGATGACTTCAATAAGGCTGTCAATGTTGCAATTCATTGCATCAATGATCACAAGTACTATGAAAAG GTTCTTCGAAATGCAATAAAAGGGGTTGGAACTGATGAGGATGGACTAACTCGTGTGTTTGTCACAAGGATTACTGAGAAGGACCTGAAGGACATCAAAGAGctatattataagaaaaacagTGGTCACCTAGAGGATGCAGTGGCCAAGGAAATCTCAGGTTACTACAAGAAGTTTCTCCTCACTTTGTTGGGGAAAGAAGGCTGA